One Myxococcales bacterium DNA segment encodes these proteins:
- a CDS encoding MerC domain-containing protein — translation MRLKVHAHHHACECAAHRAPKVAAPTASLWSAILPVLACAVCPACLSTYAKLFSVLGVGFGLSEFHHHVLLVVAISASIGLSAWRSWRTRRAWPIGIALTGSALVATGHFAGDLHAIEWTGVLLLLAGGLTEHFRLRRQQASLAHSAA, via the coding sequence ATGCGACTCAAGGTTCACGCCCACCACCATGCATGCGAGTGCGCTGCCCATCGAGCACCGAAGGTGGCGGCGCCAACCGCCAGCCTGTGGTCTGCCATCCTGCCCGTACTCGCTTGCGCTGTTTGCCCCGCTTGCCTGTCCACGTACGCGAAGCTGTTCTCCGTGCTCGGCGTGGGCTTCGGGTTGAGCGAGTTCCACCATCACGTGCTCCTCGTCGTCGCCATCAGCGCCTCCATCGGGTTGAGCGCTTGGCGTTCCTGGCGCACGCGGCGCGCCTGGCCGATCGGCATCGCACTAACGGGGTCGGCGCTCGTCGCCACCGGGCACTTCGCGGGAGACCTCCACGCCATCGAGTGGACCGGCGTTCTCCTGTTGCTCGCGGGTGGGCTTACCGAACACTTCCGTCTGCGTCGGCAGCAAGCGTCGCTGGCGCATTCCGCCGCCTAG
- a CDS encoding GTP-binding protein: MRSPARKLPVTVLSGFLGAGKTTLLNHVLANRENRKVAVIVNDMSEVNVDAQLIKTGSASLSRVDEKLVEMQNGCICCTLREDLLVEVGKLAAEGRFDYLLVESTGISEPLPVAETFTFEDESGRSLSEVARLDTMVTVVDAKNFLADWQSEDDLRARKIALGDDDERSVADLLVEQIEFANVLVVSKLDLVSPVAAERLEGMLRHLNPDAHVVHADRGKVPLDAVLGTGLFDFEKAAQAPGWMKELRGEHVPETVEYGIASFAYRARTPFHPERFWALLQDPSTWHGVLRSKGFFWLASRMDVTGLWSQAGGSATCEAAGMWYAALPKSEWPDDDDGRAQIRSDWQEPWGDRRQELVFIGVELDEAALRAKLDAALLTKKELALGPEGWRALRDPFPEWSDDGVAA; encoded by the coding sequence ATGCGTTCTCCCGCCCGCAAGTTGCCCGTCACGGTCCTGTCGGGATTCCTCGGTGCCGGCAAGACGACGCTCCTCAATCACGTTCTCGCTAACCGCGAGAACCGCAAGGTCGCGGTCATCGTGAACGACATGAGCGAGGTCAACGTCGACGCTCAGCTCATCAAGACAGGCAGCGCCTCGCTTTCGCGCGTCGATGAGAAGCTTGTAGAGATGCAGAACGGGTGCATCTGCTGCACGCTCCGCGAGGACTTGCTCGTCGAGGTCGGGAAGCTGGCCGCAGAAGGGCGGTTCGACTACTTGCTGGTGGAGTCCACGGGGATCTCGGAGCCCCTGCCGGTGGCCGAGACCTTCACGTTCGAGGACGAGTCGGGGAGAAGCCTCTCGGAGGTGGCTCGGCTGGACACGATGGTCACGGTGGTCGATGCGAAGAACTTCCTCGCTGACTGGCAGAGCGAGGACGATCTCCGTGCGCGAAAGATCGCGCTGGGTGACGACGACGAGCGCTCCGTTGCGGACCTCCTGGTCGAGCAGATCGAGTTCGCGAACGTGCTCGTAGTCTCAAAGCTTGATCTCGTGTCGCCCGTGGCGGCCGAGCGCTTGGAGGGCATGTTGCGTCACCTCAACCCCGATGCTCACGTCGTTCACGCCGACCGGGGGAAGGTGCCGCTCGATGCGGTGCTCGGCACCGGCCTCTTCGACTTCGAGAAGGCGGCGCAAGCCCCGGGTTGGATGAAGGAGCTGCGAGGCGAGCACGTGCCCGAGACGGTCGAGTATGGCATCGCTAGCTTCGCCTATCGGGCGCGCACCCCGTTCCATCCCGAGCGCTTCTGGGCGCTCCTTCAGGATCCGAGCACTTGGCATGGCGTCCTCCGGTCGAAGGGATTCTTCTGGCTGGCATCGCGGATGGACGTAACGGGGCTTTGGTCGCAGGCGGGCGGCTCAGCAACTTGCGAGGCCGCGGGCATGTGGTACGCGGCGTTGCCCAAGAGCGAGTGGCCCGACGACGACGATGGCCGCGCTCAGATCCGAAGCGACTGGCAAGAGCCGTGGGGAGACCGCAGGCAGGAGCTCGTCTTCATCGGTGTCGAGCTCGACGAGGCCGCGTTGCGCGCCAAGCTCGATGCCGCGCTGTTGACGAAGAAGGAGCTCGCTCTGGGACCAGAGGGCTGGCGCGCGCTGCGCGATCCGTTTCCCGAGTGGTCCGACGACGGGGTTGCAGCGTGA
- a CDS encoding SidA/IucD/PvdA family monooxygenase produces MSTPLDWLVVGGGVHGTYLSHVLVNRAGVAPDRVRVLDPEEHPLETFWRVTNATGMHYLRSPSVHHVDLHPFALRRFAKKGAGKRLARFVHPYDRPGLDFFRAHAEHVVREHRLCALRVRCRAKAITRLDEGYRVETDRGALESRRVVLAVGLGEQLCVPAWARELQGHPRIEHIFSATFRREAAADARSVAIVGGGISAAQLACALAGAGTEVTIVARHAPRIHRFDSEPEWLGPKAMAGFARTRDPQERRRLIAAARHRGSMPPEIASALQREQRSGRVKWVEAEPRGVDPTATLVRLRLDRTPNLLEADRVVLATGFDGHRPGGALLSDEAVDRLGLPRAECGYPLISPRLEWARGLFVSGPLAELELGPTARNIAGARTAGERLLAAA; encoded by the coding sequence ATGAGCACGCCGCTCGATTGGCTCGTCGTCGGCGGCGGCGTTCACGGTACGTACCTTTCGCACGTGCTGGTCAATCGAGCCGGCGTCGCGCCGGACCGAGTGCGCGTCCTCGACCCAGAGGAGCATCCGCTAGAGACCTTCTGGCGCGTAACGAACGCGACCGGGATGCACTATCTCCGGTCGCCGAGTGTCCACCATGTCGATCTTCATCCCTTCGCCCTTCGCAGGTTTGCAAAGAAGGGGGCGGGCAAACGCCTCGCGCGCTTCGTCCATCCCTACGACCGCCCGGGGTTGGACTTCTTCCGCGCACACGCCGAACACGTCGTCCGGGAGCACCGGCTCTGCGCACTGCGGGTGCGGTGCCGCGCCAAGGCGATCACGCGGCTCGACGAGGGGTACCGCGTCGAGACAGACCGAGGTGCGCTGGAATCGCGTCGCGTCGTTTTGGCTGTCGGGCTCGGCGAGCAGCTGTGCGTGCCCGCCTGGGCGCGAGAGCTCCAGGGCCACCCACGCATCGAACACATCTTCTCCGCGACCTTCCGCCGCGAGGCAGCCGCCGACGCGCGCTCGGTTGCCATTGTGGGGGGCGGCATCTCCGCGGCGCAACTGGCCTGCGCGCTCGCCGGGGCCGGCACCGAAGTCACGATCGTCGCTCGTCACGCGCCGCGCATCCATCGATTCGACAGCGAGCCCGAGTGGCTCGGGCCGAAGGCCATGGCCGGCTTCGCTCGGACCCGCGATCCACAAGAACGGCGCCGACTCATCGCGGCGGCGCGCCATCGCGGCTCCATGCCGCCCGAGATCGCTAGCGCCCTTCAGCGCGAGCAGAGGAGCGGGCGTGTGAAGTGGGTCGAGGCTGAACCGCGCGGCGTCGACCCAACGGCCACTCTTGTGCGGCTCCGGCTGGACCGCACGCCGAACCTCCTCGAGGCGGACCGCGTGGTGCTGGCGACGGGCTTCGACGGGCATCGCCCGGGAGGGGCTCTCCTTAGTGATGAGGCCGTCGACCGACTCGGACTGCCGCGTGCCGAGTGCGGCTACCCGCTCATCTCGCCGCGGCTGGAGTGGGCGAGAGGGCTGTTCGTAAGTGGACCGCTGGCGGAGCTGGAGCTCGGCCCGACGGCGAGAAACATCGCGGGCGCCCGGACCGCCGGCGAACGGCTCCTTGCGGCCGCTTGA
- a CDS encoding transcriptional repressor, producing the protein MSTKTRLLRDDDLRQLLVGKGIRVTEQRMVILRELAKLRIPASHPELTERLAGVDLDRATIYRNLISLTEAGLLVKTQLGDNVWRFELPHMKSTQHGAHPHFVCNDCGDVACLPESAVALRGEAVRNHVAEVQLRGRCVACVRT; encoded by the coding sequence ATGTCGACCAAGACCCGGCTCCTTCGTGACGACGACCTCCGACAGCTCCTGGTCGGCAAGGGCATTCGCGTGACAGAGCAGCGCATGGTGATCCTCCGCGAGCTGGCAAAGCTGCGAATCCCGGCGAGCCACCCTGAGCTTACGGAGCGCCTTGCAGGCGTCGATCTCGACCGCGCGACAATCTACCGCAATCTCATCTCGTTGACGGAAGCGGGGCTGCTCGTCAAGACGCAGCTCGGCGACAACGTGTGGCGCTTCGAGCTGCCCCACATGAAGTCCACACAGCACGGCGCGCACCCCCATTTCGTCTGCAATGACTGCGGCGACGTCGCTTGCCTGCCAGAGAGCGCCGTTGCGCTCCGCGGCGAGGCAGTCCGCAACCACGTTGCAGAAGTGCAGCTTCGCGGCCGCTGCGTCGCGTGCGTGCGGACGTAG
- the rpmG gene encoding 50S ribosomal protein L33, whose product MRDVIQLVSTAGTGFAYVTTKNKRTMQAKFELRKYDPIARKHVVFLRRRSRRADR is encoded by the coding sequence ATGCGCGACGTCATCCAACTCGTCTCCACCGCCGGCACCGGTTTCGCCTACGTCACCACGAAGAACAAGCGAACCATGCAGGCGAAGTTCGAACTCAGGAAGTACGACCCAATCGCGCGCAAGCACGTCGTTTTTCTGAGAAGAAGATCTCGAAGGGCTGATCGATGA
- a CDS encoding GTP-binding protein — protein sequence MERLPVTVLSGFLGAGKTTLLNHVLANREGRRVAVIVNDMSEVNIDAQLVNMGGAALGRTDEKLVEMSNGCICCTLREDLLVEVKRLAREGRFDSLLIESTGIGEPMPVAATFSFRDEAGFSLADVAKLDTMVTVVDGANFLREYSSSDDLRARGVALGPEDERTIADLLVDQVEFANVLVVSKTDLIDGPELARLEGLLHQLNPEARIVRVEHGRVPVGAVLDTGLFDHDKAANYAGWAKELAGIHTPETQAYGIGSFVYRARRPFHPARLHAFLASEWGGVLRSKGFFWLATRMSEVGAWSQAGPACRTTRAGFWWAAAPAALWPEAPEAQAELRRAFQDPYGDRRQELVLIGIGMNEPALRAGFDRCLLSDAEMSLAPAGWRALPDPFPSWGEVTIEAEAARVA from the coding sequence GTGGAACGATTGCCCGTGACGGTGCTCAGCGGCTTTCTCGGCGCCGGCAAGACCACCCTCTTGAACCACGTACTGGCGAATCGTGAGGGTCGCCGCGTCGCAGTCATCGTCAACGACATGAGCGAGGTCAACATCGACGCCCAGCTCGTGAACATGGGCGGCGCCGCGCTCGGGCGCACCGACGAGAAGCTCGTCGAGATGTCGAACGGGTGCATCTGCTGCACCCTGCGCGAGGACCTCCTCGTGGAGGTCAAGCGCCTCGCGAGAGAGGGCCGCTTTGACAGCCTGCTCATCGAGTCGACGGGAATCGGTGAGCCTATGCCGGTCGCGGCAACGTTCTCGTTCCGCGATGAAGCGGGCTTCAGCCTCGCCGACGTCGCGAAACTCGACACCATGGTCACGGTTGTGGACGGCGCCAACTTCCTCAGGGAATACAGCTCGTCGGACGACCTAAGAGCCAGGGGCGTCGCCCTCGGTCCGGAGGACGAGCGGACGATCGCGGATCTGCTCGTGGACCAGGTGGAGTTCGCGAACGTACTCGTCGTCTCCAAGACCGACCTCATCGACGGACCGGAGCTCGCTCGGCTCGAAGGTCTGCTGCATCAGCTGAATCCGGAGGCGCGTATCGTGCGCGTGGAGCATGGGCGGGTCCCCGTCGGCGCGGTCCTCGACACGGGGCTCTTCGACCACGACAAGGCGGCGAACTACGCCGGCTGGGCCAAGGAGCTCGCCGGAATTCACACGCCGGAGACGCAGGCGTACGGAATCGGCAGCTTTGTTTACCGCGCGCGGCGCCCGTTCCATCCCGCGCGGCTTCACGCCTTCCTCGCCAGCGAGTGGGGTGGTGTCCTTCGCTCGAAGGGCTTCTTTTGGCTCGCGACACGTATGAGCGAGGTGGGGGCGTGGTCTCAGGCCGGCCCGGCGTGTCGAACGACCCGCGCCGGCTTTTGGTGGGCGGCGGCGCCGGCCGCGTTGTGGCCTGAGGCTCCGGAAGCGCAAGCCGAACTCCGGCGCGCCTTCCAGGACCCGTATGGCGATCGTCGCCAGGAGCTCGTGTTGATCGGGATCGGCATGAACGAACCGGCTCTCCGAGCGGGTTTCGATCGGTGCCTCCTCAGCGACGCCGAGATGAGCCTAGCTCCAGCCGGTTGGCGAGCGCTCCCGGATCCGTTTCCATCGTGGGGCGAGGTGACCATCGAAGCAGAGGCCGCGCGCGTCGCATGA
- a CDS encoding DUF1826 domain-containing protein — protein sequence MTEHGRELAAHGGQEAFMQNGHSGGDCSVRTVDHVAGLSALFDDSVNIVTFSRPLDAAIVGDAQLALGEPGLQVLTSVTPSDGPGVLMAQMKELPYLTREAHFWVEVLAELTGCGLVGFRLVRLDAAMCPRFHVDKLTVRVVCAFAGNGTEYVAEHDVDRRWLGHAASGLDDEASGLLRTGARIRRAGTGDVVLLKGEAWPGNAGRGAVHRSPSATSTAPRLVMTLDPL from the coding sequence ATGACCGAACACGGAAGAGAGCTCGCGGCCCACGGGGGCCAAGAGGCGTTCATGCAGAACGGGCACTCGGGCGGCGATTGCAGCGTTCGAACGGTAGACCACGTTGCGGGGCTAAGCGCGCTCTTCGACGACAGCGTCAACATCGTCACGTTTTCGCGGCCGCTGGATGCGGCGATCGTCGGCGACGCCCAACTGGCACTCGGCGAGCCGGGCCTCCAGGTCTTGACCTCCGTCACCCCGAGCGACGGTCCCGGCGTCCTCATGGCGCAGATGAAGGAGCTTCCGTACCTCACCCGGGAGGCTCACTTCTGGGTCGAGGTGCTCGCGGAGCTGACGGGTTGTGGGCTCGTGGGCTTTCGACTGGTGCGCCTCGACGCGGCGATGTGTCCACGCTTTCACGTCGACAAGCTGACGGTCCGTGTCGTCTGCGCGTTCGCGGGCAACGGCACCGAGTACGTCGCCGAGCACGACGTGGATCGCCGGTGGCTCGGACACGCGGCCTCTGGCCTCGACGACGAGGCGTCGGGCCTGCTACGTACCGGTGCGCGAATTCGGCGAGCCGGCACCGGAGACGTCGTGCTCCTCAAAGGCGAAGCATGGCCTGGAAACGCCGGACGTGGTGCTGTGCATCGCTCCCCCTCGGCGACCAGCACGGCGCCTCGGCTGGTGATGACACTCGACCCGCTGTAG
- a CDS encoding methyltransferase domain-containing protein: protein MSMDTPSIDTQKAWDRHAHTYARLGAPFTGYIAQSLFHSVAGRLPPAPRILDVACGNGELSRAAALHCVAERAALGRAGNVLATDFSSEMVALASKNLSVLDAGDIVRCAVHDGQALALASDSFDAVFSAFGIFLFPDRCAGWREAARVLKPGGLLATAVWRGPEDNALARLQMGPVMAALPERIRAAVPRPSWLDIASREGLERELASSGFEEVEVTVFDAVLTAPTARVMWESMRENPVTRGFLAPCTDAELLAVEDAVLSSFLSISGGPDRPVRFEASCHLAVARRS, encoded by the coding sequence ATGAGCATGGACACACCGAGCATCGACACGCAAAAGGCCTGGGATCGTCACGCGCACACGTACGCGCGCCTGGGCGCCCCCTTCACCGGGTACATCGCGCAATCGCTCTTTCACTCCGTGGCCGGTCGACTCCCGCCGGCGCCCCGGATCCTCGACGTCGCGTGCGGCAACGGTGAACTCTCGCGGGCGGCCGCGCTGCATTGCGTCGCGGAGCGCGCAGCCCTTGGTCGCGCGGGGAACGTGCTGGCGACGGACTTCTCCTCTGAGATGGTCGCGCTTGCGTCGAAGAACCTAAGCGTGCTCGATGCCGGCGACATCGTCCGCTGCGCAGTGCACGACGGGCAGGCGCTGGCGCTCGCGTCGGATTCGTTCGACGCCGTCTTCTCGGCCTTCGGCATCTTTCTATTCCCGGACCGCTGTGCGGGATGGCGTGAGGCTGCGCGGGTCCTCAAGCCGGGTGGGCTCCTCGCAACGGCGGTGTGGCGCGGCCCGGAGGATAACGCGCTGGCGCGGCTTCAGATGGGCCCCGTCATGGCAGCGCTGCCGGAGCGCATTCGGGCGGCGGTCCCTCGGCCTTCATGGCTCGATATCGCGTCACGCGAAGGCCTCGAACGGGAGCTCGCGAGCTCGGGCTTTGAAGAGGTCGAGGTGACCGTATTCGACGCGGTCCTGACGGCCCCGACGGCCCGCGTGATGTGGGAGTCGATGCGCGAGAACCCGGTCACACGAGGCTTCCTCGCCCCGTGTACGGATGCCGAGCTTCTCGCGGTTGAGGACGCGGTCCTCTCGAGCTTCCTTTCCATCTCGGGGGGACCTGACCGCCCGGTGCGCTTTGAGGCGTCTTGCCACTTGGCCGTCGCGCGGCGCTCTTGA